DNA sequence from the Paenibacillus azoreducens genome:
CTTTGAGTTTCAGTCTTGCGACCGTACTCCCCAGGCGGAATGCTTAATGTGTTAACTTCGGCACCAAGGGTATCGAAACCCCTAACACCTAGCATTCATCGTTTACGGCGTGGACTACCAGGGTATCTAATCCTGTTTGCTCCCCACGCTTTCGCGCCTCAGCGTCAGTTACAGCCCAGAGAGTCGCCTTCGCCACTGGTGTTCCTCCACATCTCTACGCATTTCACCGCTACACGTGGAATTCCACTCTCCTCTTCTGCACTCAAGTCACCCAGTTTCCAGTGCGAACCAAGGTTGAGCCTTGGCCTTAAACACCAGACTTAAGCGACCGCCTGCGCGCGCTTTACGCCCAATAATTCCGGACAACGCTTGCCCCCTACGTATTACCGCGGCTGCTGGCACGTAGTTAGCCGGGGCTTTCTTCTCAGGTACCGTCACTCCGTTAGCAGTTACTCTAACGGTCGTTCTTCCCTGGCAACAGAGCTTTACGATCCGAAAACCTTCATCACTCACGCGGCGTTGCTCCGTCAGGCTTTCGCCCATTGCGGAAGATTCCCTACTGCTGCCTCCCGTAGGAGTCTGGGCCGTGTCTCAGTCCCAGTGTGGCCGTTCACCCTCTCAGGTCGGCTACGCATCGTCGCCTTGGTGAGCCGTTACCTCACCAACTAGCTAATGCGCCGCAGGCCCATCCGCAAGTGACAGATTGCTCCGTCTTTCATTACCGCTTCATGCAAAGCGATAAATTATCCGGTATTAGCTAACGTTTCCGCTAGTTATCCCGGTCTTGCAGGCAGGTTGCCTACGTGTTACTCACCCGTCCGCCGCTAACCATCTGAGGAGCAAGCTCCTCATCAAGTCCGCTCGACTTGCATGTATTAGGCACGCCGCCAGCGTTCGTCCTGAGCCAGGATCAAACTCTCCAAGAAAGTTTGTGACTCATTTTGAATCTGACGAGAAATTAATTCTCATTTTAAAACATCATCCATTTGTTCAGTTTTCAAGGAACTTGTTTTTTTCTGCTTTATTCGACATTTTTCGTCGAAGCAGGATTTAATCATATCATGCTTTTCAAGGCAAGTCAACATCTTTTTTTGAATGTTTCGCTTGTTTTGAAAGGCTGCCGTGTTTAGCGGCAAGAAATAATATATCATGGATACACTATGTTGTGCAACTGTTTTTTAATAATTTAATAATGTTAATATTTTACTGCGTGTATCCTTGAGGAGTATGCACATCACGCCGTGCTCTTAGCTAAACCTGATCGATGAAGTTTCTTGAACGCTTCCTGCACCGATGGACCGAGCCTGAGTTTACCCCTTGGCAGAAGGTATAAGCATCTATCGCATACTCTCATAGAAGACAGAACCGCATCTATCTGATGTTTCTCATGCAACACCGGGATGGCGTTTCCTCGAAACCTCTGTTCCACCTGATAGCTTAATCTATCGGTGTACTCCCAAAAAAGGCAGCCAGTGTTTGGCAAGAGTTTTCTTACGATATAATGATGTGGCTTCTTGAGGCTGATCCTTTCTTATAAGAAAAACGTCTATCGCGTACTCTCTAAGAAGACAGACCGCTTTTAGCGGATGTTTTTCTTGCGATATCAGGATGCGCTTCCCCGATGTTTATACTTTCTGCTATCTTAAATCAAAACCACCCGTATAACGGGTGGTTTGCTCTGCGGCTGAAAGCCTTTGGTACTGGCCAGCCCTTAAAGGGCATAGAATGATTCGCCAACTGCACTACTTTTCCGGCTACCCCTAAAGGGGCTCTTCTATTTCTTCTTCTTTCGATTCTCTTTGGTTTCTTCTCCTGTAAATGGATCAATGTATTCCATCATCGTTATCTGTTCCGCGACGATATCTTCCTGTAATTGATTTCGGATATACTCTTCAATTACTTTCTTGTTCCTTCCGACGGTATCCACGTAAAAACCTTTGCACCAAAATTTCCGATTTCCATACCGATACTTTAAATGCGCATGTCGATCAAATATCATTAAGCTACTTTTCCCTTTTAAATATCCGATAAATGCGGACACGCTTAACTTGGGTGGAATACTCACTAACATGTGAATATGATCCTTGCACGCCTCTGCTTCAATGATTTCTACGTTTTTTCTTTCGCATAATTGCCTCAATATTTTTCCGATATCTTGTTTTAACTTCCCATAGATCACCTGGCGTCTATACTTTGGGGCAAACACAATGTGATACTTACAATTCCATTTTGTATGTGCTAAACTGTTCACATCAGATGTCATCTGTATTCCTCCTTATGTTCGATAAATTCGGTTGGCGAACCAAATTTATTGTAACATTGGGAGGAATTTTTTTTGATACATCGCTTGAAGCTCTCCTGAACCATACGCATAGCGTATGGTTTTCTTTTCACAAAAAATAGCCAGCCAGAGTATTCTGGCTGACCGACACAACTCGCACGAGCTTCTTATAGCTACCTGCCTTCCAACGCTTTGCTCATGACTTCCGAAAACAGGGCGGCAGCCATCCCGCTTCCTGCCATCATGTAATGATCCTTATCCGTACGGTCGAATCCCATCCACACCGCCCCGGTCCATTCCGGTGTATAGCCGACAAACCATAGATCCCGATTTCCCTTCCTGCTGATTCCGGGCAAATCCAGTTGGGTTGTTCCGGTTTTGCCTGCAACCGGCCGGTTCATCCTGGCCCTTTTGCCCGTACCATCATTAACCACGCTGCGCAGCATGCTCGTCATCTGCTCTGCAGTATATGGGGAGATAACTTGATGCGGATTCGATTGATGCTCGTAAATCACATTGCCTTTCGAATCTTTGATTTGGCGCACCATATGCGCCTCGCGAAATACGCCTCCGTTGGCAAAAACACTATAGGCTTGCGCCATTTTCAAGGGGGATACCCCTACATGAAGTCCTCCCAGCGCGATGGAAAGATTGCGATCCTCTTTAGGCAGCTTTATTCCCAGTTTGGCAGAAAATTCACTGGCTTTGGCTATCCCAACCTGCTTCAGCAACCATACGGCAGGCGCATTAATCGACTGTTGAAGGGCCATTCTCATCGTAACCAGCCCCCGATATGCTCCGTTCAGATTTTCAGGCTTATAACTTCCATAGGTCATCTTCTGATCCGGGAGCATGCTGTCAGGTGAAAACATGCCGCTTTCCAGCGCCGGTCCGTAATCGATAATCGGTTTGAAGGCGGAGCCTGGCTGGCGCGCATCCACAATAGCCCTGTTCAGATCTCCCGAACTTGGATTCCGTCCGCCTGTTAGCGCCACCACCTCGCCCGACCGGTGATCAACGATGGCCATAGCGGACTCCACCTGCTGGCTTTTTCCGCTCGGAGGGAATAATTCCGGTTTTAAAAATGTCTCCTCCAGCACCCCTTGGGCTTTCATATTCATTCCCGTCACAATCGTATACCCTGCTGACTGCAGCTCCTGCTTCGGTTTTCCAAGCAGCTGTGAAGCTTCCGTCAACGCGGCATCAATATAAGAAGCTCCTACCTTCTTTTCTTTGACCACGGCAGGACGCTGATATTCCTCATGAAGCGCAGCCGTCATTTCTTCGCCGGTTATCAACCCCTGCTGATGCATAATATCCAATACAAGAGCGCGTCTTTGCGCGGAAAGTTCGGTTTGCTCTCCCGGATTATAGATGGAAGGCCCCTTGGGGATGCCCGCCAAAGCAGCGATTTGCATGATATCCAACTCTTTCAGATCGGCGATGCCAAAATAATGCTCTGCCGCCGCCTTTACTCCGTATTGTCCTTCACCCATATAAATCTGATTGAGGTACAATTCCAAAATATCGTGTTTCGACAACCGTTTCTCCAAAGCCAGCGCAATCGATGCCTCGTTCAACTTGCGGAGCATGTTTTTGTCCCTGTTCAGATACAGGTTCCGGGCAAGCTGCTGGGTGATGCTGCTGCCTCCTTCCGATACTTCCATCCGAAGCGCATTGTTGAATAATGCCCTCGCGATTCCCGTGTAATCCAGCCCCTGATGATGATAGAAGCGGCGGTCTTCCACCGCCAAGAAGGTATCGACAAGCAACTTCGGCATTTCCTCAAGCCTTGCCGCCTTTCTGTACCCGGATTCAGGCAGCGGGATTTTGCGCAGCACGGTTCCGTCCGAGGCCATCAATATACTCGATTCCTGAAGGACCAGTTTCTCGGGGTGATGTTTCACCACGGATTCTCCATATACATGTACATACAACAAGCCGGCTAGGAACAAAAGGGAAGCGATTACCGCGACATCAAAGGCAATATAGCAGCTTGTAAGGCCCCTTCGTTTCATTCGAGTAATCAGTTCGCTCATGGCGAAGCGATCAGGTTCTCCAGGAACCTCTCCATACCAAGCGCTTCCCGCTTGATGGCCTCCATCTTGGATTGCCCGCCGCCCTGCTGATTATCCCCAGCTTTTACGGCATCATCCAGCAAACGGATCAAGGATTTCAGCCTTAAAATCAATGCCATTACCTCTTCATTTCCCGGCGCAACCTTTGGTGCTTCCGCTTCCCTTCGGGACGATAATGGACGATCATTCGTACGGGTTGCCGCTTTGTTAATACGTTCAAGACATGCACCCATTTCCCGCAATTCTCCGATTGATGAGACTGTCAACTTCTCGAAGGAGCCTTGTTCGGCCAATTCCCCTGCCGCTTTCAGCAGCGACTTCACATCATCGGCCATTTTCTGCGAGCGCAGCATAAATATGGCGACAAATACCGTCAGAAAAATAAGGATCACCGTCGGCGTTTTGCCGATATGGTTGATCAACCAGTGGGAAAACCGCACCACAAATGCGTTAGAGTCCGACGAATAACGAGCATATACCAGCAAGAAACTTCGATATACAATCAAAAGAATAACGCCGCTGATCAGCGCGCTTCCCAAAAAAACATATAAATAACCTGCACGTACCGTCAGCAATCTTTTCAAAACCTCTACCCCTCCTTGCATAAATCCCCGCTGCAACAAAAAACTTCGGCACAAGCCGCATACAACGGGGTTTCTCAAAGCGAAACCCGGACCGGAATTCTTGATGCTTACGCTCTGAAATTGAAGGATCTTGCAAATTCCTTATTTATGAAGGATAAAGGGCAAATCTTAAGAATCATCCCATTAATTCTTAACATTCTCTTAAACTCACGCCTGACATAAATTCAGCTACCTCTTGCACAATGGAAACCGGGTGATAAAATCCGTCCGCTCATTACTGCTTTGCGCCGTAATCTTTCCTTGGTGACGGTCGATAATTCCCTTGGCAATCGCAAGCCCGAGTCCCGACCCGCCGGTATGTTTCGAACGCGAGCGCTCCGCACGGTAAAACCGTTCAAAAATATGCGGCAAATCGCCCTCCGGAATCATTTCCCCAAAATTACTGATTTTCACAATGGCTTCATCCTCGTCGCGTTCAAAAGATACCTCGAGTTTCTTGCCGCCCTTCCCATACCGGATCGCATTGGCGATCAGATTCTCATAAGCACGAACCAGCTCCTTCGGAGCCGCCTCGATCCACAATGTTTCCTCCGTATGGTCATGAACCGTATAGGTCATGTCTGCCAGATTCAGTTCCGGAACCGCTTCTTCCGTAAGCTGCCTGATAAAAGCCTTCAAGTCGAGCTTTTCCGTCACAAGCGGAAGCTCACCGCTGTTCACGCGTGTATATTCGAATAAATCATCGATCAGTTTGCGCAGCACAAGCGTTTTTTGATAGGCGATATCCGCGTAGTACCTTAGTTCCGCCTCATCCCGGCAGCGGTCCTTCACAATGTAATCCAAAAATCCGAGGATGGACGTCAGCGGCGTGCGCAAATCATGGGAAACGCCCGTAATCAGTTCGTTTTTCGCCTGAACAGCTGCCCTTTCCTCCATCAGGGAGTGCTGCAGCCTGTCGGACATGATATTAATATTTTCAGCCAAAACGCCCAGCTCGTCCGTCGTTCTCACCTCTATGCGATGAAGTTCGCCCAGTTTGGTGATCTGCTGAATACCGGATGTGATTTCTTCAAGATAAGAGATAATTTTCTTCGTAAATATGAAAAAAAAGAACAAAAAACTGATAATGCCGGCAGCCGCAAGCATCGGCGCTGACCCAATATGATTAATAATCCATCTCAGAATGGCCGTGTGCTTGCCCGTAGACGGGGCAGGATTCAAATAAAGCATGGAGTTAACCATCTGATACCCTGCTGTCAACACCCCAGCGCCCGATATGGCGCTTAACATAAATGCCCAGATAAATTTCCAGCGGACTGTACTTATGTACTTTGGATTCATATTTATGGCACCTCCAACTTTCAGGACGGTCCGTCCAGTTTATATCCCACGCCCCAAACCGTTTGCACGTAACGGGGACGTTTCGGATCGGGTTCGATTTTCTCGCGGATTTTCCGCACATGGACCATAACGGTGTTGCCCCCGTCCAAAAAAGGTTCATTCCAAACTTTATTGTAAATCTGCTCCATGCTGAGCACCTGCCCCTGATGTCTTGCCAGCAGCTCCAAAATCGCGAATTCCCGCGGTGTCAGCTTCACTTTGCGGTTGTCGACATCCACCTCGTGTTTGGCGGTATCAATCACCAAATCTTCGAATGTCAGCAAATGCTCATCCGCGGATACAGGGGTATCTTTATTAAACTGATGGTAGCGGCGGAGCTGCGATTTAGCCCTGGCCACAAGCTCGAGCGGATTAAAAGGTTTTCCGACGTAATCATCCGCGCCTATGCTGAGCCCGTTGATTTTGTCCATGTCCGTATTTTTCGCCGAAAGCATGATGATCGGGACATTGCGTTCTTCGCGGATTTTCATGCATGCGGCGATACCGTCCAGATTGGGCATCATCACATCCAAAATAATGAGGTCCACCTCTTCGCTTTCAAGCCAGCGGAGCGCTTCCGCACCATCATAAGCTTTAAGCAGCCTGTATCCTTCATTGGATAAATATATCTCAAGCAGCTTCACGATTTCTTTTTCATCATCCACAATCAGAATGGTTTCTTTTTTCATGTTAAAGATCCTTTCGCAGTTGATATCATCCACACCTCCTTTATATTAACAGAGTTTCCAGGCTAATAACGTTCATTAGACGAAAACGGCAAAAAGCCCTCGTTCACCATGCGGTTAACCAGGACTTTTGCGTGAGATTCAATAGGAAATGAAGTTTACGAATTTAAAAGGCGGATAAACTCATCCTCATCCTCAATGACCTCTATTCCGAGATTTTGAGCTTTGGCGAGCTTGCTGCCAGCCTTTTCGCCGGCAATGACGAGATCGGTCTTAGCAGATACGCTGCCGGTTACTTTTGCTCCTAATGCTTCCAGCCTCTTGGCAGCCTCGTCACGGGTCAGCTGATGCAGCGTGCCGGTCAGAACAACCGTCTTGCCGCTGAAGAAGGAATCGGTGCTTACGGCTTTCGGCGCTTCCGGCGCTTTGGCTTTTACGCCCAAGGAAAGCATCTTTTCGATGCCCGTCTTCATAAATGGATCCGCGAAAAATCCGACGATGCTTTCGGCGACAATGCCGCCTACATCCGGAAGGGCGATCAGTTCTTCTACGGTCGCATTCATGACGGCATGCAGATCGCGGAAATGGTCAGCCAGCATTTTGGTCGTCGATTTGCCGGTATTCGGGATTCCTAAGGCAAACAGGAACGAAGCGAGATCCCGATCTTTGCTTTTCTCGAAGGCCGCGAGCAGGTTGTTTGCTTTTTTTTCGCCAAAACGGTCCAGCTTGATCAGATCCTCAAACGTCAGCGTGTACAAATCCGCAGGCTCGCGCACATTCAGCTCATTGTACAGCTGCTCGGCCGTCATGACGCTGAACGTCTCGATATCCATCGCATCCCTTGAGGCAAAATGGGTAATCCGGCCAATAATTTGCGGCTTGCAGTCCAAACGGTTGTTGCAGAACAAATGAGCGCCGCGCTGCTCGAGCGGGAATCCGCATGCAGGGCAATGTTCCGGATACACAATCTCTTCGCCATCGCTATCTTCGGTCACTTTGCCCAAAATTTCCGGGATGACGTCATTGGAACGGCGGATAAAGACGCGGGTACCGAGCGCATGCTTCAAGTTTTTCCGTTCGATGTCCCCAATGTTGTTCAGCGTGCAGTTCTGCACCGTAACACCCGCCAGTTCGACAGGTTCAACGCGCGCGACCGGCGTGATTTTGCCCGTACGTCCCACTTCCCAGGAGACGGATTCCAGCACGGTCGTCGTTTCCTCCGCCTCAAACTTATAGGCGACCGCCCAGCGCGGGAACTTATCCGTATACCCCAATGCTTCCCGGGTGCGCATATCCACAATCTTCACGACGGCGCCATCAATGAGGTAATCGAGTCCCGAACGGCGCTCCTGAATATCTTCTAGTTGCTTCGTCACGTCGTCGAAGTTTTCGAAATACGAAATATACGGGTTCACCTTGAAGTGATTGTCGTGCAAGAAGTCCATCATTTCCTTGTGACTAGCAAAACGGATATTGTCGGAATAACCGACGTTGTAAAAAAACGCGCTTAGCTTGCGCTCTGCCGTTACCTTCGGATTCAGGTTGCGGAGTGCCCCGGCTGCGGCGTTGCGGGCATTTTTGAGCGGCTCTGCCGCTGTCTGGTTATATTTGTCCAGCACCGACAGGTTCATGATCCCCTCGCCCTGCACCTCTATCGTGCCGTCTTTATAAGGGATGGTAAGCGGCACGGATTTAATCGTTTTGACTTGGGCCAAAATGCCTTCGCCAACGACGCCGTTGCCGCGGGTCGCCGCCTGCACCAGTTTGCCGTCCGTATACGTCAGGTTGAGCGTCAGCCCGTCAAATTTCAATTCCACCGCATAGCTTGGCTGCGGCAAAGGATTGTCCGGATTTTTGCTGTTATAGTCCGCCACAAGTTTGGTCACACGCGTGTTCCAGTTTCCCAGCTGCTCCAAATTTTGCGCCTTGTCCAGGCTCCAGAGCGAAGACAAATGACGATGCTGCACAAAGCCTTTCAGCAGCTCCCCGCCGACGCGCTGGGTCGGAGAATCCGGCAGAACAACGCCGCTCTCCTTCTCTAAAGCTACCAGCTGATCATACAAGGCATCGTACTCTTTATCGCTGATCAGCGGTTTGTCCAGCGTGTAATAATGATAATTCAACTTGTTCAGCTCGCGGACGAGCTGCTCCATCGTAGACATTGGATCCATGCGGGGACCATCCCTCCGTCATATATAAAATAATTTCTGTTCATTCTGAAATTAGTTCGTGAATCGATGCAAGGTTGCCGCTGCGGTTACGGATCGTTCTTCCGATCGCTGCCCGCCTTCTGATTTTCTGAATTAGATTTTATAAGGTGAAAATAATTCAACAAAGCGTATGCTTCCGATGCCAGCTTTCCCGCGGAAAGCTTTTAGGCGAACGCTACCGCTTCTTCAGATCGATTCCGTCCCCTCCGCTAATCTGGCATCTGGCCCAGAACTAATGAAGTTGAGTTCTACTTCTAACCATCCACTTTGGTAATCGGCGCGAACGCAGACAGCAGACGTTTCACGCCGACAGGCGCCGGAAAAGCAATTTGCAGCTCGGTGTCGTTGCCGGCCCCTTTGATCGACACGACTGTGCCGGTACCCCATTTGCCATGGGCGACTTTGTCACCGGCTTTAAGGGTGGTTAGGTCAGACTTGCCTCCCGAAGCCGCCGGCTGCGACGTTGAAGTCGTCACCGTAACCCTTGCCTGCGAACCAACGGCCTTTGCCGTTGAACCGCTTAAGGAAGAGTTGGCGCTGCTGCGGCCGAAGTTGCTTCCGCTGCCGTTTCCATTGCCGAATCCGCGGCCGCCGTACGAGCCCCCAATATTGCCGCCACGGCCGTAACGGTCGCGGGCTACGCCGGTTTCTTCCTTAAGCTCCTCAGGAATTTCGTTCAGAAAGCGTGATGGCTGGTTAGCTGTCGTCCGTCCAAACAACGTCCGCATCTGAGCGCAGGAGAGATACAGCTGCTGCTCCGCCCGCGTGATGCCGACATAGGCCAGACGTCTTTCCTCTTCCAGTTCCTCATTATCGGAAAATGCGCGGCTGTGAGGGAATACTCCCTCTTCCATCCCGACGATAAATACGATCGGGAATTCCAAACCTTTGGCGCTGTGCATCGTCATGAGAATAACCGCATCCGTTTGTTCCTCTTCATCATCATTCATCGAATCGATGTCCGCAATCAAAGCAAGATCCGTCAGGAACGACACGAGCGACTTGTCGTCATTATTTTTCTCGAATTCCATCGTAACGGACAGGAACTCATCAATATTCTCGAGGCGCGACCTCGATTCGATCGTGTTTTCGCGCTGCATCTCGATGCGGTATTGGCTCATCTCAAGCATTTTTTCGGTCAGCTCCGTCACCGAAAGGTAATCCACCATCCGGTTCAGCGCTGCGATCATATCATAGAATTCCACCAGCGCGTTGCGCGTTTTTCCGGCAAAACCGAGATCGTCCACGACCGCAAGCACCTGGAAAATCGAAACGCCGCGTTCGGCCGCAGCCGCGGCAAGTTTGGCAACGGAAGTGTCGCCGATGCCTCTTTTGGGCACATTGATAACGCGCGCCAAGCTGAGATCGTCATCCGGGTTGGAGATAAGGCGCAGGTAACCGAGAATATCCTTAATTTCTTTACGGTCATAGAACTTGATGCCGCCGACGATCTGGTACGGAATATCGGACTTGATCAAAATTTCCTCTATGACCCGGGACTGGGCGTTTGTACGGTATAATATGGCATGATTCTGATAGGGTATGCCTTGCTTGACGTTTTTGTTGATTTCGGAGGTAACGAAATAACCTTCATCATGCTCCGAATCGGCGCGGTACACCTTGATCTTCTCACCTTCGCCTTTGTCGGTCCACAGCTTTTTCGGCTTGCGGCCGGTGTTTAGCTTAATCACTTCGTTCGCAGCGTTCAGAATCGTAGAAGTCGACCGGTAATTCTGTTCGAGCAGGATGGTCCGGGCTTCCGGATAATCCTCCTCGAAATTCAGAATGTTGCTAATGTCGGCTCCGCGCCAGCGGTAGATCGACTGGTCGCTGTCACCAACCACGCAAATCCGGTGATGGCCGTCAGCCAGCATCCGGCAGAGCATATACTGCGCCCGGTTGGTATCCTGGTATTCATCGACATGGATGTATTGGAATTTCTTCTGGTAAAAATCAAGAACCTCGGGCACTTCCTTAAAGAGCTGGATCGTCGCCATGATCAGGTCATCGAAATCCAGCGAGTTATTGCTTTTCAGGCGGCGCTGGTACATGGTGTATACCTGTGCCGCGATGCTTTCAATATAATCGCCGGCTTTTTGCTCGTATTGGGCCGGGGTAATCAGCTCATTTTTAGCCGTGCTGATGAGGGAAAGAACGGCTTTGGGCTCGAATTTTTTCGTATCCAGGTTCAAATCCTTCATGCAATTGCGGACTAAAGACAATTGATCCGTGGAGTCCAAAATAGTGAAATTGGAGTTGAACCCGATCCGGTCAATATCTTTACGGAGAATGCGCACGCACATGGAGTGGAAGGTGGAAACCCATATATCACGGCCTTCGCCGCCGACGAGCTTGGTTACACGCTCCTGCATTTCCCGTGCGGCTTTATTCGTAAATGTGATCGCCAGAATCCCCCAAGGCGGGGCTTTGCGGGTTGCGATCAGGTAAGCGATCCGATGCGTCAGCACCCGGGTCTTGCCGCTTCCCGCTCCGGCCAGAATCAGCAGCGGGCCTTCCGTCGCTTCAACGGCCTGCCGCTGCTCTGGGTTCAATTTTTGAATCGCTTGTTGTATGTCAATCGGTTGCATGCGCGCATGCTCCTTCCTAAGTGAGATTGAACTCGCACTAAATGCGATTTTGCTTTGAAAGTCCAGCCTACTTCACAGCCTTAACGGTAAGAAGCGCCTGTTCCAAATTTTCATATACCGCATTTCCGACCACGATCGTATCGCAAACGGCTGCCGCCTTGGCCGCGGTTTCTTCGTCATGAATGCCGCCGCCATAAAACAGCTTCGCGGACTGAATGGATTGATGTATTTTTTTGACCGTGTCCATGTCGCCGAAGGTGCCGCTATACTCGACATAAATAACGGGAAGAGACATCAGCTTGTCCGCCACCTGCGCATAAGCAGCGGCTTCCGCCGCTTCCAGACCGGTTTTGGCGCCAGTCAAACGGGCCACGGTTGAATCCGGATTGAGGATAATATATCCTTCGGGAACGAGCAGATCCCACGGAATCATATAACCGTATTCCTCTACGGCCCGCTGGTGCTGTCCTGTAATCCACTCGGAGTCCGCGGTGTTCATCACCATCGGTATCATATATAAATCGAATCCGGGGACAATCATCTCCAGATTGGAGACCTCAAGTACGCACGGCAGCTCAAACCGGCGCACGCGTGACATTAAATCCACCGTATTTTCAAACGTAACGCCGCTTGATCCGCCCACCATAATGGCATCCGTGCCCGACATGCATACCGCTTCCAGCGCATGATCGTCGATTTCCCGGTCCGGGTCCAGTTTAAAAACATGTCTCCATGGTTTAATCATCTGCTTCAAAGATCATTCCTCCACGACTTTTCTACATAGATCTAGTCTATGTCAGCGCAAGGGCAGTGTCAATTTGTTGTTCGTATCCAATGCGAACATTTTTAAGGAATTTCCAGAACCTCGCCAGAAGATACACAAACCTCAAAGATAGCTTCAATATAAAC
Encoded proteins:
- a CDS encoding transglycosylase domain-containing protein, whose protein sequence is MKHHPEKLVLQESSILMASDGTVLRKIPLPESGYRKAARLEEMPKLLVDTFLAVEDRRFYHHQGLDYTGIARALFNNALRMEVSEGGSSITQQLARNLYLNRDKNMLRKLNEASIALALEKRLSKHDILELYLNQIYMGEGQYGVKAAAEHYFGIADLKELDIMQIAALAGIPKGPSIYNPGEQTELSAQRRALVLDIMHQQGLITGEEMTAALHEEYQRPAVVKEKKVGASYIDAALTEASQLLGKPKQELQSAGYTIVTGMNMKAQGVLEETFLKPELFPPSGKSQQVESAMAIVDHRSGEVVALTGGRNPSSGDLNRAIVDARQPGSAFKPIIDYGPALESGMFSPDSMLPDQKMTYGSYKPENLNGAYRGLVTMRMALQQSINAPAVWLLKQVGIAKASEFSAKLGIKLPKEDRNLSIALGGLHVGVSPLKMAQAYSVFANGGVFREAHMVRQIKDSKGNVIYEHQSNPHQVISPYTAEQMTSMLRSVVNDGTGKRARMNRPVAGKTGTTQLDLPGISRKGNRDLWFVGYTPEWTGAVWMGFDRTDKDHYMMAGSGMAAALFSEVMSKALEGR
- a CDS encoding response regulator transcription factor — translated: MKKETILIVDDEKEIVKLLEIYLSNEGYRLLKAYDGAEALRWLESEEVDLIILDVMMPNLDGIAACMKIREERNVPIIMLSAKNTDMDKINGLSIGADDYVGKPFNPLELVARAKSQLRRYHQFNKDTPVSADEHLLTFEDLVIDTAKHEVDVDNRKVKLTPREFAILELLARHQGQVLSMEQIYNKVWNEPFLDGGNTVMVHVRKIREKIEPDPKRPRYVQTVWGVGYKLDGPS
- the ligA gene encoding NAD-dependent DNA ligase LigA, with the translated sequence MDPMSTMEQLVRELNKLNYHYYTLDKPLISDKEYDALYDQLVALEKESGVVLPDSPTQRVGGELLKGFVQHRHLSSLWSLDKAQNLEQLGNWNTRVTKLVADYNSKNPDNPLPQPSYAVELKFDGLTLNLTYTDGKLVQAATRGNGVVGEGILAQVKTIKSVPLTIPYKDGTIEVQGEGIMNLSVLDKYNQTAAEPLKNARNAAAGALRNLNPKVTAERKLSAFFYNVGYSDNIRFASHKEMMDFLHDNHFKVNPYISYFENFDDVTKQLEDIQERRSGLDYLIDGAVVKIVDMRTREALGYTDKFPRWAVAYKFEAEETTTVLESVSWEVGRTGKITPVARVEPVELAGVTVQNCTLNNIGDIERKNLKHALGTRVFIRRSNDVIPEILGKVTEDSDGEEIVYPEHCPACGFPLEQRGAHLFCNNRLDCKPQIIGRITHFASRDAMDIETFSVMTAEQLYNELNVREPADLYTLTFEDLIKLDRFGEKKANNLLAAFEKSKDRDLASFLFALGIPNTGKSTTKMLADHFRDLHAVMNATVEELIALPDVGGIVAESIVGFFADPFMKTGIEKMLSLGVKAKAPEAPKAVSTDSFFSGKTVVLTGTLHQLTRDEAAKRLEALGAKVTGSVSAKTDLVIAGEKAGSKLAKAQNLGIEVIEDEDEFIRLLNS
- a CDS encoding sensor histidine kinase; the encoded protein is MNPKYISTVRWKFIWAFMLSAISGAGVLTAGYQMVNSMLYLNPAPSTGKHTAILRWIINHIGSAPMLAAAGIISFLFFFFIFTKKIISYLEEITSGIQQITKLGELHRIEVRTTDELGVLAENINIMSDRLQHSLMEERAAVQAKNELITGVSHDLRTPLTSILGFLDYIVKDRCRDEAELRYYADIAYQKTLVLRKLIDDLFEYTRVNSGELPLVTEKLDLKAFIRQLTEEAVPELNLADMTYTVHDHTEETLWIEAAPKELVRAYENLIANAIRYGKGGKKLEVSFERDEDEAIVKISNFGEMIPEGDLPHIFERFYRAERSRSKHTGGSGLGLAIAKGIIDRHQGKITAQSSNERTDFITRFPLCKR
- the pcrA gene encoding DNA helicase PcrA; this encodes MQPIDIQQAIQKLNPEQRQAVEATEGPLLILAGAGSGKTRVLTHRIAYLIATRKAPPWGILAITFTNKAAREMQERVTKLVGGEGRDIWVSTFHSMCVRILRKDIDRIGFNSNFTILDSTDQLSLVRNCMKDLNLDTKKFEPKAVLSLISTAKNELITPAQYEQKAGDYIESIAAQVYTMYQRRLKSNNSLDFDDLIMATIQLFKEVPEVLDFYQKKFQYIHVDEYQDTNRAQYMLCRMLADGHHRICVVGDSDQSIYRWRGADISNILNFEEDYPEARTILLEQNYRSTSTILNAANEVIKLNTGRKPKKLWTDKGEGEKIKVYRADSEHDEGYFVTSEINKNVKQGIPYQNHAILYRTNAQSRVIEEILIKSDIPYQIVGGIKFYDRKEIKDILGYLRLISNPDDDLSLARVINVPKRGIGDTSVAKLAAAAAERGVSIFQVLAVVDDLGFAGKTRNALVEFYDMIAALNRMVDYLSVTELTEKMLEMSQYRIEMQRENTIESRSRLENIDEFLSVTMEFEKNNDDKSLVSFLTDLALIADIDSMNDDEEEQTDAVILMTMHSAKGLEFPIVFIVGMEEGVFPHSRAFSDNEELEEERRLAYVGITRAEQQLYLSCAQMRTLFGRTTANQPSRFLNEIPEELKEETGVARDRYGRGGNIGGSYGGRGFGNGNGSGSNFGRSSANSSLSGSTAKAVGSQARVTVTTSTSQPAASGGKSDLTTLKAGDKVAHGKWGTGTVVSIKGAGNDTELQIAFPAPVGVKRLLSAFAPITKVDG
- the tnpA gene encoding IS200/IS605 family transposase, giving the protein MTSDVNSLAHTKWNCKYHIVFAPKYRRQVIYGKLKQDIGKILRQLCERKNVEIIEAEACKDHIHMLVSIPPKLSVSAFIGYLKGKSSLMIFDRHAHLKYRYGNRKFWCKGFYVDTVGRNKKVIEEYIRNQLQEDIVAEQITMMEYIDPFTGEETKENRKKKK